In a single window of the Metopolophium dirhodum isolate CAU chromosome 2, ASM1992520v1, whole genome shotgun sequence genome:
- the LOC132939468 gene encoding uncharacterized protein LOC132939468 encodes MSLVAKNLLRSGHNCLIYADDMVIFSSNKSLPLAIERLNAALQDLKTILSNVSLEIAPEKCKSVIFTRRRYFDPHNIYLDNYLIPFATTVTYLGITLDTKLRWIPHISSLSLFTSRWSNFLKTVSNTWWGSHPSSLLSIYRSIIRSKLDYGCFLFGSAAYSNWKKINMLQSSCLRTIMGYVRSTPGPVMEVETFCPPFNIRCRWLAGKFILKSLAHSNHIIFDTFYSLYTTWRYTPKSMPVLSIAANSLSNFHQFVLNSDKLPLYEQPFDSLLYTSLVQIDNFSNFSHVELKSMSSSFVNKLFSNFLNLNYPNFTIIYTDGSVSPLSAGYAFFIPELHISFSNNLPPSSSSFTAECYAILEALLFISVLAPNRYLIASDSMSCLQSITSNPFNSKLSPLVFLIKSYIYTLVQSNHHIQFLWIPSHIGIHGNETADGLAKAASYTILPPLAQLPWTDFSPLLRRHIISLWSNHWNNLPARFASRYKSIVPSIIKKKTWFYNLDLPRSIIVRFNRLRVGHSLLPDHAYKLGLNDSPLCTLHITESICDISHLLFDCPSLYSKRTSLINYIKFLNIPPTLPSILNTQCETAIKKIIHFLLEAGFVI; translated from the coding sequence atgagCCTTGTTGCAAAAAATCTCTTAAGATCTGGCCACAACTGCCTTATCTACGCAGATGATATGGTCATCTTTTCTTCTAATAAATCTCTACCTCTCGCCATAGAACGATTAAATGCTGCTCTTCAAGATCTAAAAACCATTTTATCTAATGTGTCTCTGGAAATCGCTCCGGAGAAGTGTAAATCGGTTATCTTTACTCGGCGCAGATATTTCGATCCACATAACATATACCTAGACAATTACCTCATTCCTTTTGCTACAACCGTAACCTATTTAGGCATTACCCTTGACACCAAACTGCGTTGGATTCCTCACATATCTTCACTTTCTCTCTTCACATCCCGTTGGTCAAACTTCCTCAAGACTGTATCTAATACTTGGTGGGGATCCCATCCTTCTAGCTTGCTATCCATTTATCGCTCTATCATACGTTCTAAATTGGACTATGGTTGCTTTCTTTTCGGCTCGGCCGCCTACTCCaactggaaaaaaattaatatgctcCAATCGTCCTGTCTTAGAACTATAATGGGATATGTTAGGTCTACCCCTGGTCCGGTGATGGAAGTTGAAACCTTCTGTCCTCCTTTTAATATTAGATGCCGATGGCTCGCAGGAAAATTCATCTTAAAATCTTTAGCTCATTCCAACCACATTATATTCGATACCTTCTATTCTCTATATACCACTTGGCGTTATACACCCAAGTCAATGCCGGTCCTATCAATTGCTGCAAACTCTCTCTCCAATTTTCACCAATTTGTCTTAAATTCTGATAAACTTCCACTCTATGAGCAACCTTTTGACTCTCTCCTTTATACCTCTTTAGtccaaattgataatttttctaatttttcacaCGTTGAACTCAAATCTATGTCTTCCTCTTTTGttaataaacttttttccaatttcCTCAATCTTAATTACCCTAACTTCACTATCATATACACCGATGGTTCAGTGTCTCCTTTATCAGCCGGCTATGCCTTCTTTATTCCCGAACTTCATATTTCTTTCTCTAACAATCTCCCTCCTTCGTCCTCTTCCTTCACTGCTGAATGTTATGCTATTCTCGAGGCCCTTCTCTTTATCTCTGTTTTAGCCCCTAATAGATATTTAATTGCTTCTGATTCCATGTCCTGCTTACAATCTATTACATCTAATCcatttaattctaaattatcCCCTCTTGTTTTtctaattaaatcatatatatacaCTCTCGTGCAGTCCAATCatcatattcaatttttatggatCCCTAGCCACATCGGCATACATGGGAACGAAACGGCTGACGGGCTCGCTAAAGCTGCATCCTATACTATCCTTCCTCCTCTTGCGCAATTGCCCTGGACCGATTTTTCCCCTTTATTGCGTCGTCATATTATCAGCCTCTGGTCCAATCATTGGAATAACTTGCCTGCTCGCTTTGCCTCTAGGTATAAATCAATTGTCCCCagtatcattaaaaaaaaaacttggttCTACAACTTAGACCTACCTAGGTCTATTATTGTTCGTTTTAACCGACTTCGCGTGGGCCACTCACTTCTTCCAGATCATGCATACAAACTTGGCCTAAATGACTCTCCCCTCTGTACACTACACATAACCGAAAGTATCTGTGACATCTCTCATCTACTATTTGACTGTCCGTCATTGTATTCCAAGCGTACATccttgattaattatattaagtttttaaacattCCTCCCACTCTCCCTTCTATACTCAACACCCAATGCGAaacagctataaaaaaaataatacattttttattggaaGCTGGCTTTGTAATTTAA